A genomic region of Mycobacterium sp. Aquia_213 contains the following coding sequences:
- a CDS encoding enoyl-CoA hydratase/isomerase family protein, translating into MTQTPQSTPLPPDGDWLGTPYLSFERQGPIGVCTIDRPEARNAMTPAMYFGIRYAVGLVNGDPGLAGLLITGTGDVFAPGGDMTGGGGVDDWITFGAALGMDVTPFDAVRTSAKPIVSAVNGLCQGGGMQIALCSDLSVVSERATFRVPELFRGYADTYYSQMLLRLVGPVRTRDLMFTGRVLTAQEALDWGLVTRVVPHESLFEVARDLLAQSCRTAPRARNVIKSSIDNYLGLYDRIGMTSSLMDAEAREGVRAFKERRSPDWVHPELRTEGRL; encoded by the coding sequence GTGACGCAGACCCCGCAGAGCACACCCCTGCCCCCCGACGGGGATTGGCTGGGCACCCCGTATCTGTCCTTCGAGCGCCAGGGACCGATCGGGGTGTGCACCATCGATCGCCCCGAGGCGCGCAACGCGATGACGCCGGCGATGTACTTCGGAATCCGTTATGCCGTAGGCCTTGTCAACGGAGACCCCGGCCTGGCCGGGCTGTTGATCACCGGCACCGGGGACGTCTTCGCGCCCGGCGGTGACATGACCGGCGGGGGAGGTGTCGACGACTGGATCACCTTCGGCGCCGCGCTGGGGATGGACGTCACGCCGTTCGACGCGGTGCGGACCTCGGCCAAGCCGATCGTCTCCGCCGTCAACGGGCTATGCCAGGGTGGCGGCATGCAGATCGCGCTCTGCAGCGATTTGTCCGTGGTGAGCGAGCGGGCGACCTTCCGTGTTCCCGAGCTGTTCCGCGGCTACGCCGACACCTACTACAGCCAGATGCTGCTGCGTCTGGTCGGGCCGGTACGCACCCGCGACCTGATGTTCACCGGCCGGGTGCTCACCGCGCAGGAAGCTCTCGACTGGGGACTGGTGACCAGGGTCGTGCCGCACGAGAGCCTGTTCGAGGTGGCCCGCGACCTGCTTGCGCAGAGCTGCCGGACCGCGCCGCGCGCCCGCAACGTCATCAAATCCAGCATCGACAACTATCTGGGCCTCTACGACCGCATCGGCATGACCAGCAGCCTGATGGACGCGGAGGCGCGCGAAGGCGTCCGCGCGTTCAAGGAGCGGCGCTCGCCGGACTGGGTGCACCCGGAGCTGCGGACCGAGGGCCGGCTGTGA
- a CDS encoding catalase family peroxidase has product MVTPDDAIEAIRGTGGAQPGARALHAKGTLYRGTFTATRDAAALSRAKHLDGSEVPALIRFSNGSGNPKQPDGASGVRGMAVKFTLPDGSTTDVSTQTARLFVSDKPEGFVDLLKAMRPGLTTPLRMAKYFVTHPRLLGALPVVRDANKVPASYATIEYHGLHAFRWISVDGNARFVRYHLIPAAGESYLSGSDARGVGRDFLTDELNTRLAQGPVRFDYRVQIAGPQDSTIDPSAPWRSVETVTVGTLEITGLDTEREHDGDIVVFDPMRVTDGIEPSDDPVLHFRSLAYSASVKLRTGVGRGSEAPPA; this is encoded by the coding sequence ATGGTCACTCCTGACGATGCGATCGAGGCGATTCGAGGTACCGGGGGAGCTCAACCGGGCGCTCGGGCGTTGCACGCGAAAGGCACGCTGTACCGCGGCACGTTCACGGCAACCCGCGATGCGGCGGCCCTGTCCCGGGCAAAGCATCTCGACGGCAGCGAAGTCCCGGCGCTGATCCGCTTCTCCAACGGATCGGGCAACCCGAAACAGCCCGACGGCGCATCGGGAGTGCGCGGGATGGCGGTGAAGTTCACCCTGCCCGACGGATCCACCACCGACGTGTCGACGCAGACCGCCCGGCTGTTCGTCTCCGACAAGCCGGAGGGCTTCGTCGATCTGCTCAAGGCGATGCGGCCCGGTCTGACGACGCCGCTGCGCATGGCGAAGTACTTCGTTACCCATCCCCGGCTGCTGGGTGCGTTGCCGGTGGTGCGCGACGCGAACAAGGTGCCGGCCAGCTATGCCACCATCGAGTACCACGGCCTGCACGCCTTCCGGTGGATCAGCGTCGACGGCAACGCCAGATTTGTTCGCTACCACCTGATTCCGGCCGCGGGCGAGAGCTACCTGTCGGGATCCGATGCCCGCGGTGTGGGCCGCGACTTCCTCACCGACGAGCTGAATACGCGTCTGGCCCAAGGGCCGGTCCGGTTCGACTACCGCGTGCAGATCGCCGGGCCGCAGGACTCGACGATCGACCCGTCGGCGCCATGGCGAAGCGTGGAGACGGTCACCGTCGGCACCCTGGAAATCACCGGCCTCGACACCGAGCGCGAACACGACGGCGACATCGTCGTATTCGACCCGATGCGGGTGACCGACGGCATCGAACCGTCCGACGACCCCGTGCTGCATTTCCGAAGCCTGGCGTATTCGGCCTCGGTCAAGCTGCGCACCGGCGTTGGGCGTGGCTCCGAAGCACCCCCGGCCTGA
- a CDS encoding MBL fold metallo-hydrolase, whose translation MTSLELTSTGTADFTEGDVYFIGNATTLIRFGGLTILTDPAFLHKGEHVFLGHGIWARREVEPACQIADLPPIDLIVLSHYHGDHFDDVAAKELDKTLPIVSTADAVGKLGALGFERGYPLDTWESLQVHKGDATLTITAMPGKHSAEEAVNELLMPVNGHLLDFSRNGEQLYRLYITGDTMLVDDLEDIPRRYPDIDLGLIHTGGTTFLVTVVTMTGEQGVRAVEITQPRTAIPIHYNDFSVFLSGLDDFKKAAEASSAQTKFVYLANGETYTFTPSA comes from the coding sequence ATGACTTCCTTAGAGCTAACCAGCACGGGGACAGCGGATTTCACCGAGGGCGATGTCTACTTCATCGGCAACGCCACCACCCTGATCCGTTTCGGCGGCCTGACGATCCTGACCGATCCGGCCTTCCTGCACAAGGGCGAGCATGTGTTTCTGGGCCATGGCATCTGGGCGCGCCGCGAGGTCGAGCCGGCCTGCCAGATCGCCGACCTGCCCCCGATCGATCTGATCGTGTTGTCGCACTACCACGGTGACCATTTCGACGACGTCGCAGCGAAGGAACTAGACAAGACACTGCCGATCGTCTCGACGGCCGACGCGGTGGGCAAGCTCGGTGCCCTCGGCTTCGAACGGGGCTACCCGCTGGATACCTGGGAATCCCTGCAGGTGCACAAGGGTGACGCGACGCTGACGATCACCGCGATGCCGGGCAAACACTCCGCCGAGGAGGCGGTCAATGAGCTGCTGATGCCGGTCAATGGTCACTTGCTCGACTTCAGCCGCAACGGCGAGCAGCTCTACCGGCTCTACATCACCGGGGACACGATGCTCGTCGACGACCTCGAGGACATCCCGCGCCGCTACCCCGACATCGACCTCGGCCTGATCCACACCGGTGGCACGACCTTCCTGGTCACCGTCGTCACAATGACGGGCGAGCAGGGCGTCCGGGCCGTCGAGATCACCCAACCGCGAACGGCGATCCCGATCCACTACAACGACTTCTCGGTGTTTCTCTCGGGCCTCGACGACTTCAAGAAGGCCGCCGAGGCCTCGTCGGCGCAGACGAAATTCGTCTACCTCGCCAACGGCGAGACCTACACGTTCACGCCCAGCGCGTGA
- a CDS encoding acyl-CoA dehydrogenase family protein, which translates to MNHSVLARDLPTHEAVVAQARALQPILGKHAATAEALRRLPDPVNAALTNAGMFRLQTPKRFGGYGAGVRTVLEVGEALAEADASASWLVVLGATGSWMGARYSPPAQEEFFGVNPDARFAGSTHPGRAQRVPGGLSVSGRWPYASGAHHADWALLGAVLPGEPEEAMLCAMPAAELTLENTWRTVGMRGTGSDTWVGDDVFVPDDRAVSLGAIAEGDWPLPVDEPMYRLPSVPAVMVPLLAPLLGVGRAALRFVVDNAQTKPLAGTTIPRQRESVGLQIRIAEATMRLSTARLHAYDMAATLDAAAADGRTFGYAARAEFRARLGYAAQQVVDALSILVDAHGAGSFVESSQLQQYWRDANTAARHAGLQATVGYEVYGKSILGISERISSTV; encoded by the coding sequence ATGAACCACAGTGTCCTGGCCCGCGACCTCCCGACCCACGAGGCAGTCGTCGCCCAAGCCCGCGCATTGCAACCGATTTTGGGTAAGCACGCCGCAACGGCTGAAGCGCTTCGCCGGCTACCCGACCCGGTCAACGCCGCCCTCACCAACGCCGGGATGTTTAGGCTGCAGACGCCCAAGCGCTTCGGCGGCTACGGCGCCGGTGTTCGTACCGTGCTGGAGGTGGGCGAGGCGCTGGCCGAGGCCGACGCCTCCGCGTCGTGGTTGGTCGTGCTCGGCGCGACCGGGAGCTGGATGGGGGCGCGGTACTCGCCACCGGCTCAAGAGGAGTTCTTCGGCGTGAATCCCGACGCACGGTTCGCGGGGTCGACCCACCCCGGGCGCGCTCAGCGGGTGCCGGGCGGGCTGAGCGTCTCCGGGCGATGGCCCTACGCGTCGGGCGCCCATCACGCGGACTGGGCGTTGTTGGGCGCGGTCCTGCCCGGCGAGCCGGAGGAGGCGATGCTGTGCGCCATGCCGGCCGCGGAGCTGACCCTGGAAAACACTTGGCGCACTGTCGGTATGCGGGGAACCGGCAGTGACACATGGGTCGGGGACGACGTATTCGTCCCGGACGACCGGGCGGTCTCCCTCGGCGCGATAGCCGAGGGAGACTGGCCGCTGCCGGTTGACGAGCCGATGTACCGGCTGCCGTCGGTTCCGGCGGTGATGGTGCCCCTGCTGGCCCCGCTGCTGGGAGTCGGCCGCGCGGCGCTGCGTTTCGTGGTGGACAACGCGCAGACCAAGCCGTTGGCCGGTACCACGATTCCGCGGCAACGCGAATCCGTTGGGCTGCAGATACGCATCGCGGAGGCGACGATGCGGCTGTCCACGGCGCGGCTGCACGCGTACGACATGGCCGCCACGCTCGATGCTGCCGCGGCCGATGGCCGAACCTTCGGCTACGCCGCCCGTGCGGAATTCCGCGCCCGGCTCGGCTATGCCGCCCAACAGGTCGTCGACGCGCTGTCGATCCTGGTTGATGCGCACGGTGCCGGAAGTTTCGTGGAATCCAGCCAACTGCAACAGTATTGGCGAGACGCCAACACCGCGGCGCGGCACGCGGGCCTGCAGGCGACGGTCGGCTATGAGGTCTACGGAAAGTCGATCCTGGGGATTTCCGAGCGCATCAGCTCCACGGTGTGA
- a CDS encoding long-chain-fatty-acid--CoA ligase, which produces MPPADVSTGTTETLVGMVEQHAGHRPDDVAIHFGERQWSWAQWASRIRQAAGVLRATGLRRGQVVAFLDKNHPACLEILLGATSIGAVATIVNWRVIGDELVHVLNDSGARVLVVGAELAPAVEAIRAKVPGVERIIVVGGPDDEYESLLAGASPVDVDPDVADTDAAITIYSSGTTGRPKGVQLTQRALVNHIVNLSPPFPFSEGDANLVAMPLFHVGGIAYAFFGIRAGAPTFLTREPEAATLIGAVKAGATHAFLVPPVIGRFLDAGQPAIAAMSGLRYLVYGAAPMPLPLLQRALAAWPEMNFVQVYGQTELCGAIAALDADDHRNSSRPELLTSAGKAAQGNEIRIVDPESGDLLPHGESGEIWVRSDQRMIGYLNRPEATADTITADYWLRTGDIGRLDEDGYLFIEDRLKDMIITGGENVYGPEVESVLLEHPGIADAAIIGVPDDHWGESVKAIVVADTELEPAEIIEFCRQHLAGYKCPRTVDFVAELPRNASGKILKNQLREPYWKDRARKV; this is translated from the coding sequence ATGCCACCAGCCGACGTCAGCACCGGCACGACGGAGACGCTCGTCGGAATGGTCGAGCAGCACGCGGGGCACCGGCCCGACGACGTTGCGATCCACTTCGGCGAGCGGCAGTGGTCGTGGGCACAGTGGGCGTCGCGGATTCGCCAGGCAGCCGGAGTGCTGCGGGCCACCGGTTTGCGGCGTGGCCAGGTGGTGGCTTTCCTGGACAAGAACCACCCCGCCTGTCTGGAAATCCTGCTGGGAGCCACCTCGATCGGCGCGGTGGCCACGATCGTCAACTGGCGGGTGATCGGCGACGAGCTCGTCCACGTGCTCAATGACAGCGGCGCGCGCGTGCTTGTCGTCGGCGCCGAGCTGGCGCCCGCGGTCGAGGCAATCCGCGCGAAAGTCCCGGGCGTGGAGCGCATCATCGTGGTGGGCGGCCCCGACGACGAATACGAGTCTCTGCTCGCCGGGGCGTCACCCGTCGACGTCGATCCCGACGTCGCGGACACCGACGCGGCCATCACGATCTACAGCTCGGGCACCACCGGGCGCCCGAAAGGTGTTCAGCTGACCCAGCGTGCGCTGGTCAATCACATCGTGAATCTGTCTCCGCCGTTCCCGTTTTCGGAAGGGGACGCCAACTTGGTGGCCATGCCGCTCTTCCACGTCGGCGGTATCGCGTACGCCTTTTTCGGCATCCGGGCGGGCGCACCGACGTTCCTGACTCGTGAGCCTGAGGCGGCGACACTGATCGGTGCCGTGAAAGCCGGTGCGACGCATGCCTTTTTGGTGCCGCCGGTGATCGGTCGGTTCCTGGATGCCGGACAACCGGCAATCGCGGCGATGTCGGGTTTGCGCTACCTCGTCTACGGAGCGGCACCCATGCCCCTGCCGTTGCTACAGCGCGCGCTCGCGGCATGGCCCGAGATGAACTTCGTGCAGGTGTATGGACAGACGGAGCTGTGTGGCGCAATCGCGGCGCTGGACGCGGACGACCATCGCAATTCCAGTCGGCCCGAGCTGCTCACGTCGGCCGGAAAAGCAGCCCAGGGCAACGAGATTCGCATTGTCGATCCGGAGTCGGGCGACCTGCTGCCGCACGGCGAGTCCGGTGAGATCTGGGTGCGCAGCGATCAGCGCATGATCGGGTATCTGAATCGGCCCGAGGCGACCGCCGACACCATCACCGCCGACTACTGGCTGCGCACCGGCGACATCGGGCGCCTCGACGAGGACGGCTACCTTTTCATCGAGGACCGGCTCAAGGACATGATCATCACCGGCGGTGAGAACGTGTACGGCCCCGAGGTGGAAAGCGTGCTCCTCGAACATCCCGGGATCGCCGATGCCGCAATCATCGGTGTGCCCGACGATCATTGGGGCGAATCGGTCAAGGCGATCGTCGTTGCCGACACCGAGTTGGAACCCGCCGAGATCATCGAGTTCTGCCGCCAGCACCTGGCCGGCTACAAGTGCCCGAGAACGGTCGATTTCGTGGCCGAACTGCCCCGCAATGCGAGTGGCAAAATCCTGAAAAACCAACTCCGCGAACCATATTGGAAGGATCGCGCCCGCAAGGTGTAA
- a CDS encoding MBL fold metallo-hydrolase has translation MGDVVDAKRRDGAIAVLGGPTTVIDIAGRRIVMDPTFDPPGPHDYLNKLTDPAVSADDLGQVDVVLISHDQHPDNLDTAGRRMAEAAPLIVTNPGAAGRFGPPSVGLKPWQSFYLPGGPGRVAAQAVPAVHGPADGVRDMEGHVNCEVTGFVLYGPGLPTIYLSGDNASMSAVGEVADRIGEIDVAVLFAGAASVPTKERGRPLTLTSARAAAAAEVLGAKVVIPAHVDGWAHFSEGPAELTAAFDQAGIRRLLRTAPHGEWIDLKD, from the coding sequence ATGGGCGATGTAGTCGACGCGAAGCGACGGGACGGCGCGATCGCGGTGCTGGGTGGCCCTACCACGGTCATCGACATCGCGGGCCGCAGGATCGTGATGGACCCGACTTTCGATCCGCCCGGCCCCCATGACTACCTGAACAAACTGACCGATCCGGCGGTGAGCGCCGACGACCTGGGGCAGGTCGACGTGGTACTGATCAGCCACGACCAGCACCCCGACAATCTGGACACCGCCGGCCGCCGGATGGCCGAAGCGGCGCCGCTGATCGTCACCAACCCCGGCGCCGCGGGCCGCTTCGGGCCGCCGTCGGTGGGGCTCAAGCCGTGGCAGTCCTTTTACCTGCCCGGTGGACCCGGACGCGTTGCGGCACAAGCGGTTCCGGCCGTGCATGGTCCGGCCGACGGCGTGCGCGACATGGAGGGCCACGTCAACTGTGAGGTAACGGGTTTCGTGCTGTACGGGCCCGGCCTGCCCACCATCTATCTGAGCGGGGACAACGCCTCGATGAGTGCGGTCGGCGAGGTAGCCGATCGTATCGGCGAAATCGATGTCGCGGTGCTGTTCGCGGGGGCCGCGAGCGTGCCGACCAAAGAGCGCGGGCGCCCGCTGACGCTGACCTCGGCCCGCGCGGCCGCGGCCGCCGAAGTCCTGGGCGCCAAGGTGGTGATACCGGCGCACGTCGACGGCTGGGCCCACTTCAGCGAGGGCCCGGCTGAACTCACCGCGGCGTTCGACCAGGCGGGTATCAGACGACTGCTGCGCACGGCCCCGCACGGCGAGTGGATCGACCTGAAGGACTAG
- a CDS encoding SDR family NAD(P)-dependent oxidoreductase — protein MVNVDRARHRTFVVTGAASGIGLATARRLIAEGGTVIGADLESPPDLGPDFHFVTADVTDEAAIEAVLAAVPGRLDGAFHAAGVAGGGPVHLLDRAEWDRVIGINLTGTFLVAKAALAKMIEQDRVDGERGSIVTVASIEGLEGTAGGSSYNAAKGGVVLLTKNIALDYGPSGIRANVICPGFIDTPMAQSVFGLPGMEGPLASITEEHALQRLGRPDEVAAMAAFLLSLDGSFVSGQAIAVDGGYTAGRDHGVVKLFGFPE, from the coding sequence ATGGTCAATGTTGATCGCGCCCGTCATCGCACGTTCGTCGTCACGGGCGCAGCGTCGGGCATCGGCCTGGCTACCGCGCGGCGGCTGATAGCCGAGGGCGGAACAGTCATCGGGGCCGACCTGGAATCCCCACCCGACTTAGGACCCGACTTCCACTTCGTGACGGCCGACGTGACCGACGAGGCTGCCATCGAGGCAGTGCTGGCCGCGGTGCCCGGCCGCCTCGACGGCGCCTTCCACGCCGCCGGTGTCGCCGGGGGCGGCCCCGTCCATCTGCTCGACCGCGCGGAGTGGGATCGCGTGATCGGGATCAACCTCACCGGCACGTTCCTGGTGGCCAAGGCGGCTTTGGCCAAGATGATCGAGCAGGACCGGGTCGACGGCGAACGCGGCTCGATCGTGACCGTCGCGAGCATCGAGGGATTGGAAGGCACCGCGGGCGGCAGCTCCTACAACGCGGCCAAGGGCGGGGTGGTGCTGCTCACCAAGAACATCGCGCTCGATTACGGCCCGAGCGGCATCCGGGCAAACGTCATCTGCCCCGGTTTCATCGATACGCCAATGGCCCAAAGCGTTTTCGGGCTGCCGGGGATGGAAGGTCCGCTGGCCTCGATCACCGAGGAGCATGCGCTGCAACGGCTCGGCCGGCCGGACGAGGTCGCGGCCATGGCGGCGTTCCTGTTGTCGCTCGACGGGTCGTTCGTCAGCGGTCAGGCCATCGCCGTCGACGGCGGCTACACCGCGGGCCGCGATCACGGAGTCGTCAAACTCTTCGGCTTTCCCGAATAG
- a CDS encoding LysR family transcriptional regulator: protein MELRHLRYFVAVAEELNFGRAAKRLCIAGPSLSQQIKVLERDLRVRLFDRDRRSVTLTATGAALLPLARTLLDQADQLRRSAIGLSLAEPVRVGYAQWLPPDLADRTSSVAKVHIDTWVLPSHAQVTRVAEGGVDLAICGVRSSDLDRHGLNAHLIGAEQLYAVSVGSDTSPVDAADAVVLLDADSGSWFSWNRYGEQFARETGARTVRISDGGLAAPMFFEHVRRLGRPVLSSPKAQTAALPADLVQRPIAAPAPYWTWSLVWRRIENRETVRGVIDALTAAADLPDLDEAWLPFTDPYRSRTRIALATA, encoded by the coding sequence GTGGAGTTGCGTCACCTTCGTTATTTCGTAGCAGTCGCTGAAGAGCTGAATTTCGGTCGTGCCGCCAAGCGGTTATGCATTGCCGGACCATCGCTTTCGCAGCAGATCAAGGTCCTCGAGCGGGATCTGCGGGTGCGATTATTCGATCGCGACCGGCGTTCGGTCACCCTCACAGCAACGGGTGCGGCGTTGCTTCCGCTGGCCCGCACGCTGCTGGATCAGGCAGATCAGTTGCGCCGGTCGGCAATCGGGCTGTCGCTGGCCGAACCCGTGCGGGTCGGCTATGCGCAGTGGCTTCCCCCGGACCTGGCCGATCGAACCTCCTCGGTGGCGAAGGTGCACATCGACACGTGGGTGCTGCCGTCGCACGCTCAGGTCACTCGGGTCGCCGAGGGCGGCGTCGATTTGGCGATCTGCGGGGTGCGCTCTTCCGACCTGGACCGGCATGGCCTGAATGCGCATCTCATTGGCGCCGAACAGCTCTACGCGGTCAGCGTCGGCTCGGACACTTCTCCGGTCGACGCGGCCGACGCGGTTGTGCTGCTCGACGCCGACTCCGGCAGCTGGTTTTCGTGGAACCGGTACGGGGAGCAATTCGCCAGGGAGACTGGCGCTCGCACGGTGCGAATCAGCGACGGCGGGCTCGCTGCCCCAATGTTTTTCGAGCACGTCCGCCGACTGGGCCGGCCGGTGCTCAGCTCCCCCAAGGCCCAAACCGCCGCGCTGCCGGCCGACCTCGTGCAGCGCCCGATTGCCGCGCCCGCACCCTACTGGACGTGGTCGCTGGTGTGGCGGCGCATCGAGAACCGCGAAACCGTGCGTGGGGTGATCGACGCGCTGACCGCCGCCGCCGACCTGCCCGACCTTGACGAGGCTTGGCTGCCCTTCACCGACCCCTACCGGTCGCGGACGCGAATCGCCTTGGCAACGGCGTGA
- a CDS encoding RidA family protein, with product MSRPFESINTGVATHIGRYADAVRVPAGSEVIYTSGTPGLRPDGTLPKDFTEEATQAWRNVEDALKRAGARLSDIVSVRQWLTDAADIPAYAAVRSSVIRHEPVFMLAVVPALVWPDIRVEVEVTAIRRPAML from the coding sequence ATGAGCAGGCCGTTCGAATCCATCAACACCGGCGTCGCCACTCATATCGGCCGCTACGCCGACGCCGTCCGCGTCCCCGCGGGCTCCGAGGTCATCTACACCTCCGGCACGCCCGGACTGCGTCCCGACGGAACGCTGCCGAAGGACTTCACCGAAGAGGCCACCCAGGCGTGGCGCAACGTCGAGGACGCGCTGAAGCGGGCCGGCGCGAGGTTGTCCGACATCGTCAGCGTGCGGCAGTGGCTGACCGACGCCGCCGACATTCCGGCCTACGCGGCGGTGCGCTCGTCGGTGATCAGACACGAACCCGTGTTCATGCTCGCGGTGGTCCCGGCGCTGGTCTGGCCGGATATCCGGGTGGAAGTCGAAGTCACCGCGATCCGCCGACCGGCGATGTTATAG
- a CDS encoding TetR/AcrR family transcriptional regulator → MPADAKHSTKVRILRATAELIAKQGYAATSTRDIAAAVGVEQPALYKHFSAKSDIFAALVRLALEWPGELADELATLRAPAVVKLHRMLRESLDHLHTSPEVVVSVIATPDLWQDRFSAEQQLAAKIEHALADLIEAAQAEGDVRAINPVSASRLLQALFDALTPSLKVSPDEILDFAMVALLADPARLDEIASAADGLDVQTTRPSIEI, encoded by the coding sequence ATGCCCGCGGATGCCAAGCACTCGACCAAGGTTCGCATCCTGCGCGCCACCGCAGAGCTGATCGCCAAGCAGGGGTACGCCGCCACCTCCACCCGCGATATCGCGGCCGCCGTCGGAGTCGAGCAGCCGGCCCTCTACAAGCACTTCTCGGCCAAAAGCGACATTTTCGCGGCACTGGTGCGCCTTGCCCTGGAGTGGCCGGGCGAGCTGGCCGATGAGCTTGCGACGCTGCGCGCGCCGGCGGTCGTCAAGCTGCACCGCATGTTGCGGGAATCCCTTGACCATCTGCATACCTCGCCCGAGGTGGTGGTCTCGGTCATCGCCACCCCAGACCTGTGGCAGGACCGCTTCAGCGCAGAGCAGCAGCTGGCCGCGAAGATCGAGCACGCGCTCGCCGATCTGATCGAAGCGGCGCAGGCCGAAGGTGACGTGCGGGCCATCAACCCGGTATCGGCGTCGAGGCTGTTGCAGGCGCTGTTCGACGCGCTGACGCCGTCACTGAAGGTCAGCCCGGACGAGATCCTGGATTTCGCGATGGTCGCACTCCTGGCCGACCCCGCTCGGTTAGACGAAATCGCTTCTGCTGCAGACGGTTTAGACGTCCAGACCACCCGACCGAGCATCGAGATCTAG
- a CDS encoding sulfite exporter TauE/SafE family protein codes for MPAQCGRRLKFLEVLASHVVLIGLAGFAAGAINALVGSGTLITFPTLVALGYPPVTATMSNATGLVAGSVSGTWGYRAELGGQWDRLRWQIPASLAGAALGAFLLLHLPETVFAEIVPVLLVLALLLVLAGPRIQSWARRRAEDAGRSPEHVTPARMAVLVIGTFAVGVYGGYFTAAQGILLVGVMGALLPESVQRMNAAKNLLALLVNVVAAVGYTLVAFDRISWPVAGIIAVGSLVGGWVGARYGRRLSPNALRATIIVVGLIGLYRLVTI; via the coding sequence ATGCCGGCCCAATGCGGGCGCCGACTAAAGTTTTTGGAAGTGTTGGCTTCGCATGTCGTTCTTATCGGCCTGGCCGGGTTCGCCGCCGGCGCAATCAATGCGCTCGTCGGATCGGGGACCTTGATCACGTTCCCGACGCTCGTCGCCCTCGGCTATCCGCCGGTCACGGCCACGATGTCCAACGCCACCGGTTTGGTGGCGGGCAGTGTGTCGGGCACCTGGGGTTACCGCGCCGAACTGGGCGGACAATGGGATCGATTGCGTTGGCAGATCCCGGCATCGCTGGCCGGCGCCGCACTGGGCGCGTTTCTGTTGCTGCATCTGCCCGAGACGGTATTCGCCGAGATCGTGCCGGTATTGCTGGTGCTCGCGCTATTACTGGTCTTGGCGGGGCCGCGCATTCAGTCCTGGGCGCGCCGCCGGGCCGAAGACGCCGGACGATCGCCCGAGCATGTCACGCCGGCGCGGATGGCGGTACTCGTCATCGGAACGTTTGCCGTCGGCGTGTACGGCGGCTACTTCACCGCCGCCCAGGGCATCCTGCTGGTCGGCGTCATGGGGGCGTTGCTGCCGGAGTCGGTGCAGCGCATGAACGCGGCGAAAAATTTGCTGGCGCTATTGGTGAATGTCGTTGCAGCGGTGGGCTATACGTTGGTGGCTTTCGATCGGATCAGTTGGCCGGTTGCCGGGATCATCGCGGTGGGCTCGCTGGTCGGCGGCTGGGTGGGAGCGCGCTACGGACGCCGGTTGTCGCCGAATGCGTTGCGCGCC